Proteins from a genomic interval of Ramlibacter algicola:
- a CDS encoding SDR family NAD(P)-dependent oxidoreductase, with the protein MSVVIVTGGTFGLGQSITVELARRGHQVVAFGLAQPQVSSTAQGVDSVLQELEQAGCKADVLEADVSNASDVRRVVDHAMSRYGAIHGLVNNAAIGPIGTVLTTEEAVFEKIFDVNVKGTYLMSRAVLPHMAKAGGGSIVNIGSGAGYGKPNMAAYASSKGAIVALSMAMAYDHFHDHVRVNVAIPGGGGIVSGMSVGRMGGNVDAFVRKPAPGTAAGRPATGRDLANAVAFLLSDEAATISGTVLDVGCFAHQGGPVPPKP; encoded by the coding sequence GTGTCCGTCGTCATCGTCACCGGTGGGACCTTCGGCCTCGGCCAGTCCATCACCGTCGAACTGGCCCGCCGCGGCCACCAGGTCGTCGCCTTCGGGCTGGCGCAGCCGCAGGTGTCCAGCACCGCGCAAGGCGTCGACTCGGTCCTGCAGGAACTGGAACAGGCCGGCTGCAAGGCCGACGTGCTCGAAGCCGACGTGTCCAACGCGAGCGACGTGCGGCGCGTCGTCGACCACGCCATGTCCCGCTACGGCGCGATCCACGGCCTGGTCAACAACGCCGCCATCGGTCCGATCGGTACCGTGCTGACGACCGAGGAAGCCGTCTTCGAGAAGATCTTCGACGTCAACGTCAAGGGCACGTACCTCATGAGCCGCGCCGTGCTGCCGCACATGGCCAAGGCGGGTGGCGGCTCGATCGTGAACATCGGCTCCGGCGCCGGCTACGGCAAGCCCAACATGGCCGCGTATGCGTCGAGCAAGGGCGCGATCGTCGCCCTGTCGATGGCGATGGCCTACGACCACTTCCACGACCACGTGCGCGTCAACGTCGCCATTCCCGGCGGCGGCGGCATCGTGTCCGGCATGAGCGTCGGCCGCATGGGCGGCAACGTCGACGCCTTCGTGCGCAAGCCCGCGCCGGGCACGGCCGCGGGACGCCCCGCGACCGGCCGCGACCTGGCGAACGCCGTGGCGTTCCTGCTGTCCGACGAGGCGGCCACGATTTCCGGCACCGTCCTCGACGTCGGATGCTTCGCGCACCAGGGCGGCCCCGTGCCGCCCAAGCCTTGA
- a CDS encoding aromatic ring-hydroxylating oxygenase subunit alpha gives MIPITTESRYNALVKLREGKISREIFSDKEIFEEELEKVFTRAWLFVGHESQIPNPGDFFTSRMGAESVILARDKKKKVHVFLNSCRHRGMKVCQYDHGNTQLFTCPYHSWSYTTDGKLFGVPQFKQLYEGCMEKEEWSLIEVPKMEIYKGTVWATWDKDAPDLLTYLGDAKTHLDLALDCRDGREGGSEVLFGVHKWIIPCNWKFAAENFLGDTYHNVSHRSVDLIGIGPSAEAGVKGRRDNEMEKAQHVWVNFPAGHGVHSAIMPQDWEFLNTYQNNPVVAEYFREAHAKRKERLGAEKHRLIPFVGTIYPNVSFHGNQPRNLCVWHPHGPEHTEAWRFFLVDADAPQEVKDFLRIYYMRYSGPAGMTEQDDMENWNYATAGSRGVVARRYPFNYTQSLGKVEATGPVAGNVSLQVSEENPRQFYRRWRDYMNAADWDTLLGRKDKEPASFAE, from the coding sequence ATGATCCCGATCACCACCGAATCCCGCTACAACGCGCTGGTCAAGCTGCGCGAAGGCAAGATCAGCCGCGAGATCTTCTCGGACAAGGAAATCTTCGAGGAAGAACTCGAGAAGGTCTTCACGCGCGCCTGGCTGTTCGTGGGCCACGAGAGCCAAATCCCGAACCCGGGCGACTTCTTCACCTCCCGCATGGGCGCCGAGTCGGTGATCCTGGCGCGCGACAAAAAGAAGAAGGTGCACGTGTTCCTGAACTCGTGCCGCCACCGCGGCATGAAGGTGTGCCAGTACGACCACGGCAACACGCAACTCTTCACCTGCCCGTACCACAGCTGGAGCTACACCACCGACGGCAAGCTGTTCGGCGTCCCCCAGTTCAAGCAGCTGTACGAAGGCTGCATGGAGAAGGAGGAGTGGTCGCTGATCGAAGTGCCCAAGATGGAGATCTACAAGGGCACGGTGTGGGCCACGTGGGACAAGGACGCGCCGGACCTGCTGACGTACCTGGGCGATGCGAAGACCCACCTGGACCTGGCGCTCGACTGCCGCGACGGCCGCGAAGGCGGTTCCGAAGTGCTGTTCGGCGTGCACAAGTGGATCATCCCGTGCAACTGGAAGTTCGCCGCGGAGAACTTCCTGGGCGACACGTACCACAACGTCAGCCACCGCTCGGTCGACCTGATCGGCATCGGCCCGAGCGCCGAAGCCGGCGTGAAGGGCCGCCGCGACAACGAGATGGAGAAGGCCCAGCACGTCTGGGTGAACTTCCCCGCCGGCCACGGCGTGCACAGCGCGATCATGCCGCAGGACTGGGAGTTCCTGAACACGTACCAGAACAACCCGGTGGTGGCCGAGTACTTCCGCGAAGCGCATGCCAAGCGCAAGGAGCGCCTGGGCGCGGAGAAGCACCGCCTGATCCCCTTCGTCGGCACCATCTACCCGAACGTCTCGTTCCACGGCAACCAGCCGCGCAACCTGTGCGTGTGGCACCCGCACGGCCCGGAGCACACCGAGGCCTGGCGCTTCTTCCTGGTCGACGCCGATGCGCCGCAGGAGGTGAAGGACTTCCTGCGCATCTACTACATGCGCTACTCCGGCCCGGCCGGCATGACCGAGCAGGACGACATGGAGAACTGGAACTACGCCACCGCCGGCAGCCGCGGCGTGGTCGCGCGCCGCTACCCGTTCAACTACACGCAGTCGCTGGGCAAGGTGGAAGCCACCGGCCCCGTCGCCGGCAACGTGAGCCTGCAGGTGAGCGAGGAGAACCCGCGCCAGTTCTACCGCCGCTGGCGCGACTACATGAACGCCGCCGACTGGGACACGCTGCTGGGACGCAAGGACAAGGAGCCGGCGAGCTTCGCCGAGTAA